One genomic region from Pelagicoccus sp. SDUM812003 encodes:
- a CDS encoding Dabb family protein gives MKTQNRRRFIASAASVAALGGIGAAAPQAFTDRYPLVHHVFFWLKRPDSMEDRDLLIAGLRSLKDIPEVKGIHIGVPASTEKRDVVDNSFSVSEILYFESAEQQDAYQVHPIHKVFVEKYSHLWERVVVYDAISV, from the coding sequence ATGAAGACCCAGAATAGAAGACGCTTCATCGCCAGCGCCGCTTCGGTGGCTGCTTTAGGGGGAATTGGGGCCGCGGCCCCTCAAGCCTTCACCGATCGGTATCCACTTGTTCATCACGTTTTCTTTTGGCTGAAACGGCCTGATTCGATGGAGGATCGAGACTTGCTCATCGCCGGACTGAGGAGCCTGAAGGATATTCCCGAAGTGAAGGGCATTCACATCGGCGTGCCAGCCAGCACCGAGAAGCGTGATGTGGTCGACAACAGCTTTTCCGTGTCGGAGATTCTTTACTTCGAGTCGGCCGAACAGCAGGACGCGTATCAGGTTCACCCGATCCATAAGGTCTTCGTTGAGAAGTATTCCCATCTTTGGGAAAGGGTTGTGGTCTACGACGCAATATCGGTGTGA
- a CDS encoding nitronate monooxygenase — translation MTTFFSRNALPALIQGGMGIAISNWRLARSVARRGHLGVVSGTAIDRVVACRLQEGDQDGLVRQAFDAFPNREMADRVYARWHRPEGLPEAGAYRPVPMFSADPPAHLLELAVIASFTEVWLAKRSASGPVGINLLEKIQAPTLPLLYGALLAGVDYVLMGAGIPRDIPSHLDALSQHQPCSLKLKVEGGEDESIPFDPSQFACQDTPILRPKFLAIVSSHVLAMSLARSGGVDGFVVEGPTAGGHNAGPRGWSPAANDEPVYGPKDAVSLERIKALGLPFWLAGGQEEPDALQRARELGAAGIQVGTAFAFCSDSGMDPRVRLKALAATISGQIKTLTEGRGSPTGFPFKVLPLPGTEGGRAAAERIRQSCLHGYLRSAFRKADGTLGWRCPSEPEELYVAKGGKAEDCPDRRCLCNGLLATAGFPHKLKEGGTELALVTTGLMENLKRFLAHAEDYDANAVIDYFCGAEAKLPATV, via the coding sequence ATGACTACTTTTTTCTCTCGCAACGCTCTGCCCGCGCTCATCCAAGGCGGCATGGGCATCGCGATCTCCAACTGGCGTCTGGCCCGCTCCGTGGCTCGCCGCGGCCACCTAGGCGTGGTTTCCGGCACCGCCATCGATCGCGTCGTTGCCTGCCGTCTCCAGGAGGGCGATCAGGATGGGCTCGTACGCCAGGCCTTCGACGCCTTCCCCAATCGAGAAATGGCAGACCGCGTCTACGCTCGCTGGCACCGTCCCGAAGGCTTGCCCGAAGCAGGAGCTTACCGCCCGGTTCCGATGTTCAGCGCCGATCCTCCCGCCCATCTGCTGGAGCTTGCGGTGATCGCCTCCTTCACCGAAGTCTGGCTGGCCAAGCGCTCCGCGAGCGGACCGGTCGGCATCAATCTTCTGGAAAAGATCCAGGCTCCCACCCTGCCGCTTCTCTACGGAGCCTTGCTAGCAGGAGTCGACTACGTGCTCATGGGCGCCGGCATTCCTCGAGACATCCCCTCTCACCTCGACGCGCTTTCCCAGCATCAGCCCTGCTCCTTGAAACTGAAGGTTGAGGGCGGCGAAGACGAATCGATCCCCTTCGACCCGAGCCAGTTCGCTTGCCAAGACACTCCCATCCTCCGCCCGAAGTTCCTCGCCATCGTCAGCTCCCACGTTCTGGCCATGTCCCTCGCTCGCTCCGGCGGCGTGGACGGCTTCGTGGTTGAGGGCCCTACCGCCGGCGGACACAACGCCGGTCCACGCGGCTGGTCGCCCGCCGCCAACGACGAGCCAGTCTACGGGCCCAAGGACGCGGTGAGTCTCGAGCGCATCAAAGCCCTCGGCTTGCCGTTTTGGCTCGCTGGCGGACAAGAGGAGCCGGATGCCCTGCAAAGGGCTCGCGAGCTCGGAGCGGCCGGCATCCAGGTGGGCACCGCTTTCGCTTTCTGCTCCGACTCCGGCATGGATCCACGCGTGCGCCTCAAAGCCCTGGCCGCCACGATCTCCGGACAGATCAAAACCCTCACCGAAGGCCGCGGATCGCCCACTGGATTTCCCTTCAAGGTCCTGCCCCTTCCCGGCACCGAGGGCGGTCGGGCCGCAGCGGAACGCATTCGCCAAAGCTGCTTGCACGGCTACCTGCGCAGCGCCTTTCGCAAGGCGGACGGCACTCTCGGCTGGCGCTGTCCCTCCGAGCCCGAGGAACTCTACGTGGCCAAAGGCGGCAAAGCCGAGGACTGTCCCGATCGACGCTGCCTCTGCAACGGCTTGCTGGCCACCGCCGGCTTCCCCCACAAGCTCAAGGAAGGCGGCACCGAGCTGG
- a CDS encoding SDR family NAD(P)-dependent oxidoreductase, translating into MPQTAIIVGASSGIGEALARQLDRNNWRVIATGRRVERLEHISRDCSSRFTCRSMDVRRIEPTLHLIDELFLNFAPIDLVIINSGVGSTNPELLRTSDEEMIDTNARSFALIAAHVNKHFLAQGRGHLVGNTSIAGLRGGPAVAYAASKAFASNYLEGLRLRSIADKNGIHVTDIRPGFVDTEMIDKSKAFWVASPEKAARQILRAIARRKGVAYITRRWALIAFLLKTLPAGALARLR; encoded by the coding sequence ATGCCTCAAACCGCCATCATCGTGGGAGCTAGCTCCGGCATCGGAGAAGCCCTCGCCCGACAACTCGATAGAAACAACTGGCGCGTCATCGCCACGGGCCGTCGAGTCGAACGCCTCGAACACATCTCTCGCGACTGCTCATCGCGCTTCACCTGTCGATCCATGGACGTGCGACGCATCGAGCCTACTCTCCATCTGATTGACGAGCTTTTCCTCAACTTCGCTCCCATCGACCTCGTGATAATAAACAGCGGTGTCGGCTCCACAAATCCCGAGCTGCTCCGGACGAGCGACGAGGAGATGATCGACACCAACGCTCGCTCCTTCGCTCTCATCGCCGCTCACGTCAACAAGCATTTTCTCGCCCAAGGGCGCGGGCACCTCGTTGGCAATACCTCCATCGCTGGCCTTCGCGGCGGCCCAGCCGTCGCCTATGCTGCAAGTAAAGCCTTCGCCTCCAACTACCTCGAAGGCCTCCGCCTCCGGTCGATCGCTGACAAGAACGGCATCCACGTCACCGATATTCGTCCTGGATTCGTGGATACCGAAATGATCGACAAGTCGAAAGCCTTCTGGGTCGCCTCGCCAGAAAAGGCCGCCCGACAGATCCTCAGGGCCATTGCCCGGCGAAAAGGCGTCGCCTACATCACTCGTCGCTGGGCGCTCATCGCCTTTCTGCTTAAAACGCTGCCGGCAGGGGCGCTGGCTCGCCTGCGGTGA